GCCTACCTTGGTGTCGTTCTGTATGGAACTAAAATTGATGGCGGTGTGTATTGTTAAGCGCCTACTGTATGTATTTTTGTCAGTTAttgattttcgttttgtttttagaACTGTCCTTCAAAATTTACAACCAACAATGCAGAATGTAGAGAAGCACgtacttttctgaaaaattgtGCCAATTCCGCTCAAGGATTTTTGCAGCTTCTGAATGTAAGGATTCGATTTATGGAATAATTTCACCAAAATGTGAAAAACATGATGAGTAAATCCATTTGAAATCCATCCGTTTCATCTTTCTAAATATAGTGAGAATGTCAGATAGGTAGTTAAAAAACAGGTTTAAGTTAAAGTTTCTTTACTCTTCACTGCAGTGAGTTTGAAAGAATTCATTGAAACCAGTTAAAAAATTGTCGTCATAAGCCGGACCGGTTATCCTTCCAAGGTTTCGAAGTAACACTTTCCCGAGTTCGCCTTTGCCATCAGGGCGTCGCATCCGGCATCTTTAGTCAGAGCCGAAGCTGGACACTGTTGAAACATCTGCAAGCTGACACAATCGATGAACAGCTCCGGTCTCAGGCTGCATCCCTCGACTCCGGTAGCGGCAGATATGGGTGGCACTCTCAAACTCGCATCCATATTGACCTTATTTGCACACGCGTCTATGATTCTGTTCGTGATCGGAGCAAATTGAGGATCTGCACCAACCGTAGCCCGAAGAGCTCGTTTGGCTGCAGCTTTGTCGATgatgttgttttgaaaaacgtttaaATTGATCATCGAACATCGTGCTACACACTTAAGATTGTAAAAAAGGTTATTATAGGAGATTTGaaaattctctaaaaaattCTCCACTCACGCAACCATCTGTTTTCACTTCATTGGGATCGAGTGGATTTTCGGCCTTGCAGCGTGCTTTCAGAACGGGATCAACGACCTTAGGAACGACGCAGCAATCTTTCGTCGTTTTTGTATTCCCAACTGCGCAACTGGGATCATCTGGCACTGCAATTGAGTTAACTTCAGCCAGCAAGAAACCGTAGAAAATTAGTAAGGTTTTTGAGTACATTTTTGCTGATGGATTTTGAAATAGAAAATGAGATCACCTGTATGAGTTTTTATACTTTTATAGATATTTTCAACCTTTTACCTGAACCCGTTGTTGACAAAAGCTTATAGATTCTTAATAGTTTTAGGTATCACTTTTCAACTGATAGTTTGATAATTGAAATTGTTGGGTTGTTTAAATCGTTTACGTAGATAAATTGACAATTGTTTGATTCCCAATTTACTGcttatctctggagccaccatttttGTCAATCAATCTACGCACCCATAGACAGTGGTCAGCAACATGCGTCGCGCAAGTCACATACGGCCTTTTTCAATGTTAAACTGCGGCTACTTAGCACACTTCtagaatattatttattttattaaaaaacgtgcaaaaatctgaaatcacataaaaatctataatttcacaaaattgaaaattgagagaAGTGATCATAACAGTGATCATACGTACACTCTCCTTACTAACTAATAGGCTATGgaatagcaaaatttgacagcGAGTTTGGGAGGAgcgaaatgtaaacaaagtttttcgaaaatgaaGACATTTTCAAAGATTCCTTAATTTGCTGCTCGGATTTTGTGTGCATTGAGTACAAACTAGCGTGTTAAAAATGGTGCCAACTTATCTGCTGTAGggaattaaaatcttaaaataacgaTTTCTCATTTGTaacaaaagattttgaaaatcttttatcaccaaaacatACGTAAGGAACGATAGTAGGTATTTATCAATGCCTgagttgtaaattgataaattgaataTTGCCTTTAAAAATGTTCTTCATATAgtgtaagttttgttatttcAGAAGCAAGCTGAACACGTCGAGACGGTAGCattgaatttcattaaaattgtgtctttgtgtATATAAGGGTGGTCGAAGAAAAAGGAAAAGGCTTGAAGCTGGTCGTATGGAAATAAATGTCATCTTCCCTAAGCATCAAATTCAACCGAATACAATTCggaaaaattttggaatcaacAAGCCGAGCTCCCGCAAAGGTGGTcaagaaaaacacaaatatttatatgatgaaaactttattttgtacTTCGAACCGAGTGCAAATTAAGCAAAGTTAGATAATAATCATAGTGAAATTACTTGGTGGAATGAATTGTTTCCTTTCAACGATTcattataaataaaacaatcttctattaattttcttatttatctGCTGATTGATAAAGTTCTTCCAAAGTTTGAGACATCTACTTTTTTGTAATTCAATGctttaaatttcttttggaAATCTGTGAACCCACTTTTGTCGGTGAGCTGTTTTGTTTCTTGCGTTCTATGTAGGGAAAGTTTGAATCTGTCACAGCTGATTTTACTATACTATTCTGTCGCTCATTCTGGCTTCAAATTGTTATAATATCCAGTCCACAAACATCTGCTCAATGCTAAAATTATCGTcgatcttaaaaataaaaattatacctGGGCCACGATGCTTCTAATATTTGGGCAATAGGCTTGTTGTCCGATTAATATTGCTCTGGAACGACATtctaaatgaatttttgaacagCTATTTATGGTAAAACTACGAAAAATTGGAAACATAAACATTCACTCATGCATAGTTCTGATCTTTATGATACGAGAGAATTTATGGTTAATAAAACTAAACATAAAATGATCAGCTGCTAAGCTAATTAAATTAAAGCTttcaaacttgaactaaatgttggtccttttgtttacattttcttcgcCCAACTTTTCGTTATATTCACAGTTGACAGCAGCGCAGCTATTCCACCTCCTATAGTTTGAGTCTTTGATGAcgtaaacttcaaaaatggtaCAAACAAATCAAAGCAACCGTTGTTTGAATTCGTTTTGTTAGCATGAATTTCAAGCAGTCAGTCTACCAAAATGGGCTGTAAAAACCGTGcagtttttggatattttgcttCCAGATACGAAATAGCGAATAAAACATTCCTTTGAGCTTCTGGTAAAAGTAGGTAAGTattgtttgttaaaaattgttaggCTTCTGTTACATTGAATTATCTCCAACATTTCAGATTATTTGAGTGCTGGAAAAAGATTAGCGGCAATTCAGACATGAAGTTCCTTTGAATCTGCGAGAATCATTTCTCAAAGGATGATTTTATCAATAAATCGAACCATTCCCAAGGGTAAGTGGCTTCtttataaggctatgatcatttagtatccgggcactttatttcggtgatagctacgttaatagagctctgATATGCAATACTTTAGTAGCGTTtttttggttatgaaaaggactatcttgcctatttttgatagatttttaagttaacgtgagTTTgtgatatttacgatgcaaaaggacatggtaaaaataatttagcacaaatttgctccttttacgcattttgcgcctcgaaaattcttcattgttgagtTGAAAGCTTATgaactgtttgtttttttttctgatttttttttcgaaccaaatggttaagaagtataaggagctactctaggatccacacaaagttcaaaccaaccatcggagtgcaacccttgatcataaatatggtaaaaattcAATGGTTATTGgagataactgaatgcagactccttaaataatacaaaaaatccatttccggcaggcataaagtgttgcctgactagaaGACACCAAGTAGGGTTaattgccctactttggaccctttaagcggtggtttttaaataatcacgtTTTTCTCATGAACAAACGGGAGGTTTATATCCTTCAAGAAGTTTATTCATAGTTCATGATCTTacctgcaagtttcaatgagaattttcaaaatagatttcgccgttattgaaagatttgcaaaaatatggatgatgaaaatttccatttttgaacctactgttcctattttgttactgaactggttcctttcattggacctgtaactaaaattcctaaaaatgtatgattcttcgaaaattagcaaactaatttattaaaaatgtaatattaaatcaaatgtaaaaaagcttttgaacgattaaaaacacttaaatttctgttatgaatattttatacacTTTCACTCTcagtcagctctatcagcagaactatagctgaaacttttttgtgtttacttactcgtagtttatttgcgtaagtctaaaaaaaatgttaaaaatgttcaatattggttctaaattatgtccaaattaaaaattcgcacctttgttgatttgttaggttttgaaacaaagttttggtgatgtcaggtctaaagaTGGAACATCAATATCGAAAGTCTCCTTCATTTGGACCCCCAttaattttccgaatttttcattttttttttcttttattttagcaaaaataggaagtatggttcatttttttcatagtgaAAGTAATTTTTACTATAAACTTTGGCTTGCACAGtaaaaaaacgtgatttttcttatttactaTAATTTCTCATATCGcgccccactaattgagctgtctgattcGCCACTGAATAGAGGGTACattattaaaaacattgaaaattttatcggaAAGACTTTATATGACAAAAAACGGTTTgataggattcaggaagaataagatttcattgtgtgcatagcaGTGTCTTTATCCTATGCTAGTAAAACGAATAATTTACAATTTCCGGCAGTTTAgaactaaagtaggctctaggtccaaagtaggagcactcaccctaaataactaataattatcagttccaaagatcgaaATCTgagcatccggtttttacgccatatgacagatgtgttgtgatggacaacaaaatttatgttaaaaccggatttaagatatcaaattcttcgagatgcctactcatgaaaaggttccagcCAGATTACAATTCCTTTTTACAGGTGAGTTTGtgtgaaaaatcatgattttgcaaaggttttgcttctgtggtaaaaaaataaatcaatacatgactgaaaaaagtgtgcaaagataaaaaaagagattttatgaaaaagttagaatatttcttgaaatcattgataaattttttttttatatttttacattaaatgtcatattaacaccttcattttctccataaaaagtttttcgatcaaatgaatagtttttaaaatacacacgtttgtaactgcccagATActtaatgatcatagccttacataGAAACAAACTGAAcaatcattttatgatttttagctTTATTCAAATGCGAAACTAAAACTTAATGGcctgaatatttttgaatacatATTCAAAACTACAGATTTTTCACCAGTTTCACCGGATGCTAGTGATATTCCTTGCGAAGTCGAAAGCCACAATGGTaagatatttaagaaaatttttacgTTTTGAATGTATCGTATTTCCTCGAAAATCACTCACTCAAAACGATTAACGATTAACAGTAAATGTTTCTCCCTGATTTCAAAGCACTGttctgcccctactcgcataacagtcccatatgaattttcgtcatttttcatgtAAGTTGACAGTTCGTCTTTTTGAACATAgagcttcaatataaaacaataaaaaaagagattttgctctagaaatttcaaaaaaaaatatcaacttatgGTTGTTCTATATggaatatacccgcataacagtcccatatgtgaaataccatatgttacttttcaatgcttctttcggcaaAATAGTCTttaatttattgctttgaatcatttaaaaaagatttaactcacttgatgtcgaattatgcaccTTAGTTTTCGAAGCCAGGTCAGTAAGAAGGAAGGAATGTCTtcataagcgaaaaactatcagatgcaatcaaaaatcgtaaaaagattcaacttacaatgcggaattcacgatatttttccaaaagtatgtttcttttaatgaaaattgtatttaaaggttaaaaaaatgatcaaatttaagtcttagaaagaagcttggtgagaaaaacatattctgtatgggactgttatgcgagtagatttaaaaaaggtttgaaatatgctcgcataacagtcccataacgaaaaaaatggtgCTCCCGACCTTACCAATGACccaatttagaaaatttcaggtcttacgatttattatgacaacctagaacacattccatcaaatgtttttcgtttatgctgaaagttgtagtcacaatttcaaaatatattccaaaacagaaaaagctgattttctcgcttgcttgttttcgcatatgggactgttatgaaagtaggggcagtgtTTTagagttcgaaaattcatccttCTTTTCGTGTTGTCTGAATTTTGACAGCCCCAGAAAGCTCACTATGATgcattatttattaattttctatacggtttttgcttattgagtttttttcggtgagtgaaacaacttttttaaattttacgtaacgtttcgggttacttttcttcacccatcatcagacgtctaaaaatttattttattaattttctgttcgcaaaaacaaaattagggCTTCCTGATTGCAGCCAGGAAAAACTTCAATCCACGGGTGGAAGGGAAGTTaacggacattttttttttactttagagAAATGCAGcttcaattcaattttggaaattctttGTTATGATTATATGTCGTTACTAgtcgataaatttttaaatatgcaTCTAgaggcgaagcttaaagaaatgAATTGCAACTATCAACTTACaatagataaaataaattaaaaacaaaaataacaaataagtcaaaataatttaaagatgAGTGGGGTAACGCGGGCCTCTCTGAATATCTCTGATGTGTGTTGAGattcaaatctgaattcaactgtcatcgccgtcgctttgcgtaagcatatttctTTATATGTTGTAGAcataaatacgcatcatatgctttttttatttatttagctaaaaaaaaatacttacataattaaacaagcacccgctaattgcattGATGGGGAAGTTACCATATCTTAGCATCGTCTCAGGTGACGATTTTGTTTGCTTAATGagaaaaagttagaaattcTGCCAGTgttataaacgaaaaaaatattaaagtgaGCAATATATTTGTCCTTGTGATTGAATGCCGATtctgtttaaatattatttccaaacaataaaaaattaagtttctaTCATATTACAATGTTAAtagtgttaaattttgaatatgtgaaaggaaaataaaataaacattgacaacgtatttttcatacaaatatcCGTCCAAAAAGCATGAAGGCATATCCGGGAAGATTTCGACAATATCTGGGTATCCTGGTCAGATATGCCTTATCTCGATTTTGTTATCGAATTTATGAGCATGTCCAGATAAATCCAATCTGGATAATAAGCAGAAAAAGATAAACCTAGAATTATTCTTGACGGAAACCTTAAGTTCCGATGATTGCATAGCTTTCAAACATTACTTTTGAATGTTAAGTTCGGCCGGAAatattcagtacatctctgcTTATACGCATTGACGAAAGGTTGCCTACCCCTGCTCTAGAAGACCACTTGTGCCACTATTAAGAACAAATTTCgatcaatttttgtaattaacgACCGACAATAGAACGGTAACGTTTGATCGTTGCGAAACGAGCTCAACCAGTTATGTGGAATAACGAAGAAAGTTGTGGTAGTACGCAACAAGTTTGTTCAGGGAAATCAATTTGTGTCACGCGATCGcctttgtttgaattttctgagCGCATTTTGAACACCTGTCATTTCCTAGCTTTctaaattgttcgaaaaattacGTCTTTTCAGACTGGATGTAAGTATTCCTATcaaggactaaaaaaatcgtattcaaatcgGAGCAGCCAAGAAACAAAACCGCGCGTAGTTCACACAAGTTCTGACCACAGTAGGTTCGCGATTCAGCAAACACGTGAttgtaggggatttttttcaaggggAATCCGATCGCCAGAAAATCGTGAGCGAGCCGTGGCAGAAAACCCCGCGAACCTCGCGATTCTGGTTCGTGAACCAAATTGGAAAACGCATTGCACACTTGATGGTCGTGTTTTCCGTTTCGTTATTTTGTCTCCACATGGTTGTTGATTGCGCC
This sequence is a window from Uranotaenia lowii strain MFRU-FL chromosome 3, ASM2978415v1, whole genome shotgun sequence. Protein-coding genes within it:
- the LOC129758561 gene encoding general odorant-binding protein 67-like, with translation MYSKTLLIFYGFLLAEVNSIAVPDDPSCAVGNTKTTKDCCVVPKVVDPVLKARCKAENPLDPNEVKTDGCCVARCSMINLNVFQNNIIDKAAAKRALRATVGADPQFAPITNRIIDACANKVNMDASLRVPPISAATGVEGCSLRPELFIDCVSLQMFQQCPASALTKDAGCDALMAKANSGKCYFETLEG